In Myxocyprinus asiaticus isolate MX2 ecotype Aquarium Trade chromosome 12, UBuf_Myxa_2, whole genome shotgun sequence, the DNA window acctcattaaagtccacctggcatgccagagcgcaatatgaacccagcaatccagcttcttcgaCTTCACCAGGGGAATCGTCCAATGGAGGAttacgtggaggacttttgcgctctggcatgccaggtggactttaatgaggttgccctcaaagacattttttgttttggacTGATTGAGTCTCTCTCTTTGCTGATGCCAGGCAGTCAGGTGATGTTTGTTGTTGTAACTTTGGTTGTTAGTTCAAGTTTatttcaagtcaagtttatgttaatccaagttcatgtttatgttttatttacatttgtagttagggtttatggattacacttttgttaataaattagcATTTGGGTTCTTTACCTGGTCATCGTCTTTGtctttgccagtgccagcaacaatgTTACAGTCTGGTTAGAGAAGTCCAAGGCtgttttattgttctgtcttcctGACATTAAAACATGTCAATGTTAGCGGATCAttgctcaaatttcattttgaaatGGAATAATATTGTGGGTTTTTGTATGATCTCGCTGTCACAGCCTCTTAAAATCATTTTACAAATTAAAGTAGTAAtagattaatttacatttattgtattaTGTCATCATTATACAAGTCACTGGAAAtcatgattctgattggtcaattctttcattctgcagtcaaatatatttgtataatgaCTGTTAATCTGTATAATTAACCATTGTTCTAGGCAATGGATTTCATGCATCTCGCATGTGTCTTTAGGTCCAGGACTGGTGTTTATAGTGTACTCTCAGGTGgtgaaaatgttgccatggtctcAGTTCTGGGCTGTGTGTTTTTTCACAATGATCATCCTCTTGGGTTTGGACAGCCTGGTTAGATTCTCTACTTCTTTGTTTCTTAGATTCAGTAGATTCTCTCCTTGTCTTTTTCAGCCTTACATCTGTTGCTTTGCTTTTCCCTCTGTCCCTACTCCACATCAAATGTCCTGTGTTCTGTCACCCAGTTTGTTGGACTGGAGAGCTTGATGACGTCAGTGACAGACATTTACCTCACTGTGTTGAGGTGTGGTTTCTGAAAAGAGATGCTGCTTCTAGTGATCTGCCTTGTCAGCTACCTGATGGGCCTCTTCATGATCACAGAGGTGGAACGTCAATTCAGATTaaaattcatgttgttccaaacctgttgtgactttattttttgtatggaaccattaaaggagatgttaggaagaatgttatcctgagtcactattcactttcattgtatggacaaaagatgcagtaatggcaaatggtgactgaggttaaaattatatataaaagagTGTCACAcaattttggaacaacattttcATCTtgaaatgaactattcctttatcgtTACAAAGAACAGTATACTACTCTCTTTTTTTTACAGGGTGGTCTGTATATCATTCAGTTGTTTGACCATTACGTATGTAGTGGAGCCACTCTCCTGTTCCTAGCAACCTGCCAATCTGTGGCCATCGACTGGGTATATGGTGTGTACACTGAAAGAGCCATACAGTTGTACATACCACTTTTTCATGGGATTTAGTGTGTTATAGTATGTGCTTAAAATTAAGCTGCCTCTCTCCAAGGTGCTGACCGATTCTATGAGAATATAGAAGATATTATTGGCTACAAGCCCTGGCCTGTGAAGAAGAACTGCTGACTCTATTTCACCCACTCTGTATGCATAGTAAGTTTGTCATCTCTTGCTAGCACACAACCTTTAAGCTGATTTTTTTCTGTTAGAAGGTAAAATAATAGCACTTTAAACAGTCTACCACATATTTTAGGTATTGCTTACATTATACAACCCCATATGGGGGTAGTTCAGAAACATGTAAACTTTCTTCAGGTATTTCATTTCTttcggtgtgacatgctatacttctTCTAAACTGCTTTCTGATCAAACCTGTATTAATCTTTACGTCCCATAGGGCACTTTTATCTTCTCTCTCATCAAGTACAGTACCCTAAAGTTTAATAACACATAtgcactgactaccacacctggagtcgcaagttcaaatccagtcaggcttcctaaggaatcaattggcccggttgctaggatgggtagagtcacattgggttaacctcctcgtagtcgctataatgtggttctcgctctcagtgtggCGCGTggtgggttgtgtgtggatgccgcggagaatagcgtgagcctccacacgcgctaggtctctgcggtaacgcgctcaacaagccacgtgataatatgcgtggattgacggtctcagatgcggaggcaactgagattcgtcctccgccacccaaattgaggcaagtcactgcgccaccacgaggacctagagcgcactgggaattgggcatgccaaattggggagaaaaggggagaaaaaaaaaattatacatgtgTATCCATGGTGGGCATATGCTATTGGCTGGTTCCTGGCTGTATCCTCTCTCTCACTTATCCTCATCACCATGATCTACAAACTTTTCAAGGGGGAGGGGACATTGTGGAAAGTAggtattatttatttgttaataattttaaataaataataaataaatattttgtataaatgtaatgcTCTTCggattttccttttctttaagtaTAAGATttcaattttgcaaaaaaaaaaaaaatttttttttttttttaaatgtgtacctGTAGTCTTGGCCAAAAGTACAGAAATAAGCACTaagaattatattatttttaacattttgtattttatgtgCACAGTTTAGGTTATTtggtaaattaaaaaaagacaatgcTTAAATAACCTGGTTGACAATCTTGTTGTATCATCAACTAATCTTGGACCTGGATGGTGACAATAAAGAGCTTACCTttgaaaaaatattattacagCAATATATGCTAATTGTCTGGACGTATTTCTTAAACCTATAGCAGACCAGCAAACATctcgccattttgttttatttcccaTGGAATTAAATGTCACatggatagcaaaataaatatttgtgtgtgtgtgtttctctcagtGACTCCAGTCGGCATGCACTCCAGCAAAGGATCTGCCTCAGTCTCAGAGACACTCAGCTCATCATttcactctgtcatcatttactgacagAGAAAAGACTACCAACAACCTTTAGTCCTCAACTGCCATTTAGCCAAGTGTTTCAGTTTACATCGCCTTTCGAAGACAAAACTAGTGGGTAAatttaaaaagatatatatttccTTATGGGTATATAtccttataaaaaataaattagtttaagaaaaaaaaagtaccagAATCAAACAGCCAATGACTAATTATTTTTTAGGCTTCACAAAGAACTGTAATGAAAGAGATGCAAGCCTTGATTATATGCAACATCTCATTTCTCCTCAGTCTTGTAGATGCAGATACTTTTACTATACAAACCTATACAGTACATAAGTATACTACCTTCCATGAGACATATTGAACATCAAACCAATCATGCGTTTTTAAATTGGAAGTGACTTCAGGGGACAGGTGATTAGAGATTctgttaatgatttttttttccatgcaagTTCACCTGTTATGAGACATATTAAGTCTTCAGGCATTGCTTTTATTTGATCCATAAAATTATCCTTTATTGCTGATATTACTTTTAGTCTTTTGTTCAATGATATTCAGCATTTCAAATACCTTGAGGGGTCTATGTGCAATGTGCTGAAATGTGCTAAATGTGTTTGAAAATACAAGTCATTGACAGAGAGATAAAcccattttggtaacactttaggttccatttgttaacatgagttaacaacattagttaacatgaactaacaatgaacaatacttaagcatttcttaatctttgttcatgctaattttaacatactgtagtaatacatttttcagattaatagttgtatactgtatgttaacataagttaattcactatgaactaatatgaactaacaatgaacaattgtatttttattaagtaataaAGATTactaaatatattgtttgttcatgatacctaatgcattaatgttaacaaatagaaccaaACTGTAGTtacccaattttttttatatcaaaaaaTGTACTATTTATTCTGTGTAATACAAGCTTTTTTCTAAAGATATATtttattatctttattttttatatatattttccgTTATGATTATGCATAGACAACTATTTATGTGACTTAGTTACCAGAAGAATTACATCCATTTATCCCTGGGTTATGTcctaacatttaatttattttgagaaGCTGTCTCTCATTGTCACttgcaaatattttattagaTTTGTTATATAAAGAGAaacaaaagtaaaatgtaaatggcaaaaaaaaaataaataaataaataataataatatatatatatatatatatatatatatatatatatatatatatttacaacatGTCCACATAGCCAAAATGTTTAACTTCCAGATTTCATTTCAAAAGTATGTATATCTTTTGTCGTTGTGGGGTGAAAGGAATGCCTTTGAGATGTGTTTCATGCATTTTAGAGGGAAACTGTACAAAGAAAAATTTCTCTGGTCATCAACCCTTGTGAAATTATGTCATGGTAGTTTGCAGAGTGAAGAGGAGATGCTGGAGTAACTTTAGACTATTAATAGAAAACGCTGGAATGGAACAAATAACATACAAGGAATCAATCTAGGAAATATGCTGGAGTGAAACACTACAAAGTAACAAACACAGCATAACAATTCAAGAACTGAGAAGGAATTAATacaacaggagggtatttatacaagcgGGTGcagatgagggaatggagaataggtgaggaggattgggaacagatggcagtgatgagggcagtgcattatgggaagtgtagtacGGGGAAAACTAATGAAGGATGACAAAAccaattcaaaataagagtccatagaaCAGAATGGAGAATAACTGACATATAAACAGCTTAGGAACTCTTGATACAGATAATAAGCATTTTAGGGTTTTTAGATGCCAACAATAATAGGATTCTGAAAGTCATAACCTCAatgtttttctttacattttatttttcataaacagATTAGATTTAATCCTGGACAGAGTTGCAAGTTAAACAATAAAgagttttcaataaaaaaaaataaaaaaaaaacttttctaggaTCATGAAACTTCAAACCCAGGATTCAAGTGATATTGGATGAAACCAgcacaaatttattttttatatcgaATCAAACGGATGCATTTAAAAATGGGACCTGGCAATACGAAGAGGAATGCACACAAAACAATAAGATAGTTTCTCAccaatattcatatttttatttgtatagcgcttttcacaacacacatcatttcaaagtagttttacaggaaatcatacattataaaaaataaaatgaaaccgtaacatctataatgtcttacagtgatcattgtgtagtttgattaaatgtgattgtaaaatgtgtatagaaattaattaaataacaattgtatttagTACCCTtgtgagcaagcttaaggcgactgtggcaaggaacacaaaactccataagatgttggttaatggagaaaataaccttgggagaaaccaggctcactgtgggggccagttcccttctggctaaacaacatgaatataatgccaatattagtaatttgtgtgcagtgcaagtcatggttttaaatttgtaaattaagtgttaaggtccagtgttttaaaaataaaaaacatattctttttttaatgaactttaagattaatgactgtcTTTGAAGTTATTGGATTAACTACAGAAGTTcaaatagatgcattgtcctttgttagctggctgatgaagacttttgttggcaattaaatgatggtctatgtattccatttaagagtgtagtccatcaatagacaaaggtggtgcaggcagagataaatgaggtgcatcgcagttcaacctgcaggtcattttggtgaagttcggtggggtccatcctaaatccaaggttcaggcagtggcatatgaagtttccaatgtcttacagttggagctggcatcagttcatcctctgaagtaaaaaaactggagtgatgtctggctagcaccggctgtagtttgtcgtcatctctcagtgacacgtagcagtggagtccgacaccaagtaggaacggagctggatctggcaggctctggtgacctcgggatatgaatcccgaattattattggaattattaacaagccagaattttgtgattgtaatgagagtgaattaagtactgtggagctagaccattcaaagctttgtattaagttaacagaatttaattttttgggctaatatgatcatatttcttggttctagtcagcactctggcagctgcattttgaaccaaatgaagttttatttattgaacttgctggacatcctcccagtaatgcattacaataatctagtcttgaggtcatgaacgcatgaattaatttttctGCATCAGCAACAGAAAACATGTCGTAATtcagcaatatttctcaggtggaagaatgctgttctacaaacactggaaattggattttcaaaggacagattcgTATCAAaaataacacctaatttctttgcAGAAGAAGACAACGTAATaatacatccatcgagagtcaaattatattttagctgcttatttttagaggtttttggtccaatcattagtacctctgttttgttggaattgagtataAGGACaattctggccatccaatctttgatttcattgatacactatgctaatttggagaattgtgaattttcattgggtttagaagaaatataaagttgggtatcgtcggcataacagtggaaacttattccatgatttctgataatatctcccaggggaagcatgtataaggagaaaagcaaaggtcctaaaactgatccctgtggcactccatccttaacttttgtttgatttgacaattccttgtttacacatacaaagtggtagcagtctgacaaataggacctaaaccatgctaatgcaagtccactaatgccaacatactTCTCCAGCctgttcaagagaatgtcgtgatctatcgtgacgaaggcagcactaagatctaaaagcactagaagagaaatgcagccgcgatcagatgataagagcaagtcatttgtatctctgataagtgcagtctctgtactgtgatggggcctaaatcctgactgaaattgttcatatattccatttctctgtagaaatgaacatttatACATACACCACCGTGTGGCCATGGATTTGCACTGGGAAAATTAAGGAGCTGAACCCATCATCTTAATATCTGGTCACAAAATaatgagcagaagaaaaaaaaactgtaggaCCAGATATTCTGTTTAAACAATGATTTCTGACCAGTAAGAAGAAGAATTACTGATCAAAACACAGACACATCAGAATAtgaaacaacacaaaactccagaGAGCATATTTTATGAAAACTTGGCTGTACAAAAATAAAGCAGAAATTTAAAACACGCATAATTCTTAGTTAGGTAGAGTCACTCTGAGAATTTTAATGTCATCCACAGGCCGATCCTGACTATTAGTTTCAACCATGCCAATGCGATTAAGAACCCCAATGCCCTGGCAGACCCGTCCAAAAATACTGTGTTTCCCATCCAGCCATTGTGTAGGAGCCAATGTGAGGAAGAACTGGCTTCCATTTGTATCTGGTCCTGCATTGGCCATTGCAAGAATACCAGCACCTACAATatacaatcaaataaaaatatttacaaaatttttgaaaatttgctgttataaaaatcacattatgttACATAGAAAGTTGTAGAAAAACAGACAGGCCAttgaaataaaatttaaaaaatgattcaatgtgattataatatatttaatattaaataatggcTTAAGAGAACAGTTACCAAGAAAATTTCATAAATATAGATTCTATACAGATTTAGGAACCACTGAAAAATCAAGCACTTGTTGATTCCAGAACAGCTGTAATCTAATTCTTTTGCTATgcactttaataaaatatatgtcCATGAATGCAATAAATGGCTGTCATGCCAATTTGCACAAAAGCAAAATATTGTCCAAGCAATGAAGTGCTTTTTCTTGTGGTTTGCCAATCATGATGGGTCTTTGTTTCTAAAACAACTCACCAGTGAATCTTAACTCTGGATGCAATTCATCCTCAAACTGCTTGCCATATATTGATGCACCACCACGGCCTGCAGAATTAAAGGTTTACATAAATAACACTTAATGGTTAAACATGGCATGACAGGAAATTCACACTAAATCTGGTCCCTTTCATTTACTAAgtaaatacactcagtgaccactttattaggtacacctgtacacctacttattcatgtgactatcagatgggctggtttgagtatttctgtaactgctgatctcctcggATTGTCACGTACAACAGTATCTAGTTtcctcagaatgatgccaaaaacaaaaaaacatccaatgagtggcagttctgcagatggaaatgccttgttaatgagagaggtcaatggagaatggccagactggttcgggctcacagaaaggctacagtaactcagataacccctctgtacaattgtagtgagcagaatagcatctcagaatgcacaacatgtcgaacattgaggcggatgggctacaacagtagaagaccatatCAGGTTCCActactgtcagccaagaacagaaagctgaggctgcagtgggcacaagcTAACCAAAATTTGACAGTTAAAGGCTGGAAAAacgtcgcctggtctgatgaatctcaatttctgctgaggtacacagatggttgGCTCACTGCAGCCTCATCTTTCTGTTCTTGGTTGACAGAAGTGGAACTTCAAATACCGtaaataactaaatataattttttggccAAATTATTTAGATTTCTTTAAAATCGCAGAGTAGTATTTATCACATCAACGAATCAAGATTCAAAACACTGCGTGTACACGGCACAAATGACACATGcacactctgatgtaaacaaaccagCGTGGAAGAGAAACAaggctaaaggccaaagtatacttcgggtgtcCGCGTTGTGGAAGGCTCCACGCACAGTACGTGTGAtgcaaattgcgtcatcagcacagccacGTGGCTTGATTTTCTTGACTCACGCACACGGTCTGCGCATGCCCTGGCCATTGACCGTACTagagagtgtcacaaagcagttgtagtgcgcatgtgTTGAGCGCCTATTCGTTCTCGGGAAAGTATACTCACGAAGGCAACGTGGTCGACCAGGTGAAAGGCGATCCGGAATACGCAAAAAACGAAGTATTCCTGGGCTTTAAGTCTTAAATGTGCaagtattttgggttccataaaaatgcaaagggattgttggtgggagaTGGTTTCCATTTGTGTAAAATATATGGGAGAAAAGTGGCAGCAAAACTGCCGGGGACAACATGTTCACTCATCTGCGGGACAATAATTCCATTCAAATCAGCAAGATAAaggtaagttgtgacagttctgctTGTTTTTCTAAACTGCCATTGAAAACTGTGAGACAACACTCTAAGAGAAAAGTAGATAAGTGACAACTAAGACAACAAGCaaagtgaactgttgttgccatttgcagatgtgtagcttgctttcaaGTGGCCGAAGAGTAGTTTGCTAAAACTCAGCAAGCTACACAGTAACGTTTGTGTATTGTAGTAACAACTAAAATCCAATTTTAATGAGATAATACTAAGTCCTGTATTTTATAATTGCAATGTGGCACACAatgatttcaaaatgtattttaagttgGAACACCACGCAATCGTTTGTTGCCATACAGTGTGAGTGAACTTTGCGGTTAATAAAGTTGTAGCTATGCCTAGCTATATATTAGCAACTtgctatccagaaaaaaaaatcatgcatactattgttgtagCCTAGAAGCTGGCAAAAATGTTATACTATCACATGcctattctccattgacctcatCAAcaagttgtgcgtgaaaatcccagaagatcagcagttacagaaatactcaaaccaccccatctggcaccagatatcatgccacggtctaaatcactgagatcaaatttttcccccattctgatggttgatgtgaacattaactgaagctcatgacccatatctgcatgattttatccattgcactgctgccacatgattggctgattagataattgcatgattaagtaggtgtacaggtgtacctaataaagtggtcactaaGTGTATCTTAGTTAACTACCTAACTAACTGTatttgataaatatttttttggttTCACTTTGTCAGAAAGTTGTTTGTATTTCAAGGTTTGTTTGCCAAATTCCCACAAAGAAGCTGACTTTTTACAACATTTTCAGAACTTAATTCAAATAAGGATGCAGGATTTGATTTCTCAACCACCTAATTCAGCCTGTGTGTTAAGATAAGAACTTTATTGCATTTAACAGATCACAGATACAGAAAAAAACAGGTTATTTTAGTAAGTACcacttgaaaagaaaaataaataaatacaataaaaacttgtttaaaaaaatg includes these proteins:
- the LOC127449314 gene encoding peptidyl-prolyl cis-trans isomerase-like 1 yields the protein MSGIPPDSWQPATVSVETTMGTIVLELYWNHAPKTCKNFAELGRRGYYNNTKFHRIIKDFMVQGGDPTGTGRGGASIYGKQFEDELHPELRFTGAGILAMANAGPDTNGSQFFLTLAPTQWLDGKHSIFGRVCQGIGVLNRIGMVETNSQDRPVDDIKILRVTLPN